A segment of the Verrucomicrobiia bacterium genome:
CTCGACGGCATCGACCCCACTTGGAGTCGCGTGTCCGGCGGTACGCCCATTCGCGCGCAATCCGACCAAATCATCGCGCAATTCAACCCACAATCCCCCTCCGCCAGCGTCCCCGCCTTGCTCGAACTGCGAAGCGTTCTCTCCGCCTTGCCAGTCAACGATCCCGTCGTCGCAGAAAAACGCGCGCAACTCGATCACATTATCCAATCCTGCCTCGGCCTCGAATTCACAACGTCCTTCTCACCGTCCGAAGTCGTTCCCGGCGAAAAAATCAACGTAAGTCATTCTGCCATAATTCATTCCAGCGTTCCCGTGCGCTGGGTGGCCGTGCGTTACCCCGGTATCAAGGGCGAAGCCCGCAAAGGCGTTGAACTCCACGCGAATCAATCAGCCTCCCTCACCTCCACCGAAACACTGCCCGCCGGCACGCCCTTGACCGAACCTTACTGGCTCCGCAACGAAGGAACCGTCGGCATGTCCCGCGTGGATGATCCTTCGCTCATCGGCCGTCCGGAAAATCCATCCGCGTTTCCCATCGAACAAGTTTTTGAAGTCGGCGGACAAACGATCACCGTGCCCGACGACTCCGCCCGTCTCGACGTGATCCCGCCCGTGTGGCTCCATTTTGTTTCTGACATCGCGTTACTGACTCCCGGGACCTCGCGTTCCGTCGCAGTTGAAATCACTGCCTCCCGCGCTGGCGCGAAGGGCGACCTGCGATTGGACGCACCCACCGATTGGAAAATTTCTCCCTCCAAACAATCGTTCCACCTGGCGAAAGTTGGCGAACATGCCCAATTTGAATTCACCATCACCGCCCCGTCTCACGCTGCCACCGCAAAAATTATCGCCAGCGCGGAAGTCGGCGGCGTGCGTTATCAAAACCAGCACGAGGTCGTTTCCTATCCGCATTTCCCGCGCCAGTTGCTCCAGCCGCTGGCGAGCACGAAAGCGCTCAGTGTTGATCTCGCGACTCGCGGTCACACCGTTGGATATTTGCCCGGCGCGGGCGACAGCCTCGCCGAAAATCTCCAACAGATGGGTTACTCCGTCACGCTGCTCGATGACAATCTCACCCCGGAAAAATTGCGCGGACTGGACGCCATCGTCATCGGCGTTCGCGCCTATAATGTCCGCACCAACATCGCCTCGGAACTGCCCGCGCTCTTCGCCTATGCCGAAAACGGCGGCACGGTCATCGCCCAATACAACCGTCCCACCGGTCTGCTCACGAGCAAACTCGCCCCGTATGAATTGCATCTCTCCGGTGAGCGCGTGACCGACGAAACTGCGGCGGTGACTTTTCTCGCGCCCGAACATCCGGTCTTGAATACTCCCAATAAAATCACTGACGCCGATTTCTCCGGATGGATTCAAGAGCGCGGAATTTATTTTCCCGACCGATGGGATGACCATTTCATACCCATTCTAGCGTGCCACGATTCCGGCGAATCACCGCTCAAGGGCAGCCTGCTCGTCGCGCAATACGGCAAAGGCTATTTTGTTTA
Coding sequences within it:
- a CDS encoding PIG-L family deacetylase, whose translation is MNLRKAVFFCALICGLFFSRSLTAQVSDSSQAILHDLQSFRQMGSVLYVAAHPDDENNELIAYLARGRDYRTAYMSLTRGDGGQNVLGPDFGEKLGVARTQELLAARRVDGGRQYFSRAVDFGFSKDYRETLGFWDKQGVLSDIVRVIRTFRPDVMITRFSTIPGGTHGHHTASAILALEAFKLAGDPKAFPEQLGELTPWQPTRILWNGSSFESGKNGTNAITINAGGKDPVTGESFSEIAARSRSMHKTQGLGGFRGRNGDGPRTERFQLLAGSPVTNDILDGIDPTWSRVSGGTPIRAQSDQIIAQFNPQSPSASVPALLELRSVLSALPVNDPVVAEKRAQLDHIIQSCLGLEFTTSFSPSEVVPGEKINVSHSAIIHSSVPVRWVAVRYPGIKGEARKGVELHANQSASLTSTETLPAGTPLTEPYWLRNEGTVGMSRVDDPSLIGRPENPSAFPIEQVFEVGGQTITVPDDSARLDVIPPVWLHFVSDIALLTPGTSRSVAVEITASRAGAKGDLRLDAPTDWKISPSKQSFHLAKVGEHAQFEFTITAPSHAATAKIIASAEVGGVRYQNQHEVVSYPHFPRQLLQPLASTKALSVDLATRGHTVGYLPGAGDSLAENLQQMGYSVTLLDDNLTPEKLRGLDAIVIGVRAYNVRTNIASELPALFAYAENGGTVIAQYNRPTGLLTSKLAPYELHLSGERVTDETAAVTFLAPEHPVLNTPNKITDADFSGWIQERGIYFPDRWDDHFIPILACHDSGESPLKGSLLVAQYGKGYFVYTGLVFFRELPAGVPGAYRLFANLISLGK